A genomic segment from Cyprinus carpio isolate SPL01 chromosome A22, ASM1834038v1, whole genome shotgun sequence encodes:
- the LOC109046610 gene encoding transcription factor 15-like produces MGSQHLRHGLPITTSLSLHAMKSTTGEHEHAAHDTQSLPSDPDELDSGSESSEKSTGAGSPMQGHREAGRRRGGRRLAGVSKQRQAANARERDRTHSVNTAFTALRTLIPTEPADRKLSKIETLRLASSYISHLANVLLLGEDCRDGQPCLKYHSILQSNTKLKTPPIRPICTFCLSNQRKMLRDGEKHTTA; encoded by the exons ATGGGCAGCCAGCATCTACGCCATGGACTACCGATAACAACCAGTCTGTCTCTGCACGCCATGAAGTCTACCACAGGGGAGCACGAGCATGCCGCACACGATACCCAGAGCTTGCCCTCCGACCCTGATGAGCTCGACAGTGGCAGCGAAAGCTCAGAAAAATCCACCGGAGCTGGGAGCCCCATGCAGGGCCACAGGGAGGCGGGGAGACGCAGAGGGGGTCGTAGACTTGCAGGGGTGAGCAAACAACGTCAGGCAGCTAACGCTCGGGAGCGAGACCGCACACACAGCGTCAACACTGCCTTCACGGCTCTGCGTACCCTTATCCCCACGGAGCCGGCCGACAGGAAGTTGTCGAAAATCGAGACCCTGCGACTGGCATCAAGCTACATTTCACACTTGGCCAATGTACTTCTGCTAGGGGAGGACTGCAGGGATGGGCAACCGTGTCTGAAATATCACAGCATCTTACAAAGCAACACCAAACTCAAAACTCCACCAATCCGACCCATCTGTACCTTCTGCTTGAGTAACCAAAGGAAAATG CTTAGAGACGGGGAAAAGCACACAACTGCGTGA